The sequence AGTTATGTTTAGAAATAAAGTTTTGTTTGGGAACTTATGtgtgaaaaatagttttcttgtGTACTTACGAACTAtggaaaagttttcaaaatatttctcATATCTTCAATTGTTCTCATAATACTCTAAAATTAAACACCTGAAAACATCATATTTGTTCTAAAATGTAATATGTTTTcagaacaaatttttaaaaccattttcagtaaaaaatttgtcaaatgtaatttttaagttagcaaattttgaaaactgtttttaataaCTGTTTCCAAATAAACCTCAGCTTCTGTCATTGGATTTTGCAGAGGTGCAAGCACTTTGAGATCGGTGGCGATAAGAAGGGGAAGGGCACTTCTCTATTTTAGATTGCAAAACCAGGCAATTGCAAGGTCCATCTTCCATTTTTGTTATGCTTTTGAgcttttctatttgttttcagCAAGAAATACAAACAAACTTTGATTTATAGATTTTTGTAGTTTTATGCTGCCATCAAATTTGTCTGATTAGGATTAGTCTTATCAAAGAGTGATCTAGCTTGAACTTATCCTGAAGATTAGGTGGGTTTCCAACTGGAGAGTTGTTGGGAGCCTTTCCATTATTAGTTGGTTTTACATTTGCTGCAAATCCCATATAATTGGTAATTCTTGTATGGCGTTTTGTAAGATCAATGGATGAAATGTATCCATTCCATTGGTGGGGTAAATGGAATCCACGTTGGAATGAAAGAGATTTGATGTCATGATCCAAGGTTTCCCTCTAATCCTGTCAAACCTCCAAACCTCCATGGAGGtggtatatatattaattaacatCTAACAACTTGGCTTGAGTCATGATTAGTGTCTTGTAGCAGTTTGTTTTGTTGGGTCTTGGAGTTGGTAAGAAACCAAATCtcatattcttttatttcaGTTTTCAtcaaaatgcaaaagaaaattttgagactAGGAACTCTACTGGTAAAGCCATGCCACAACTCACAAGTCATGGGTGGATTTCACTGTTAATTGGCCCatgttttttccattttatgtttttaagatagAAAAATGATAGCCACTTTATATATCTTATAACTTTTGGAggtttaaattgaaaaaagctaatggttttaaaaattattttaaaaaaaaacgaggaggtataaaatattttattattacaaattttattgaaaattatttctaaggaaaattttatttttatgtaggactttctaattttaaaaataaaaaacaagaaaatgtatTTCAATGATGTGGATTGGGTGTCTTTGCCCACTGATTTCCATTGAGGGCACTAAGTGTAATGGTCTAGGAGAGTTGTCCAAATGGGTCTAACTTACCTGACCACAAAACAATGGATTCATGACAAGGCTAAATCTTGTTGGATGGAAAATACCTTACACAACAAAGCATCATTACCACTTTCAAGTGTTATTACTTATTACCCTTTACCCATCTGAAATGAATGAGCTGGTCAAAAGGATCTCCCGCCCCATCATACACGTTGAGCTTTGGCATTGAGAATTGCTGCGGGACTTCTTACTTAAAAAATCCgagggaaaatacaaagaaaataaaatataaagaaaactagaaggaaataaaaagtaaagaaaaataaaaaatagattgaaagttgataaattatttatatttgttatttcaaactaattttatttattttgactcatcgatataaaaattaaataatttaaacatacatgaaattttaattatatttggttttcttttatacttttcatatgataaccaaatataaaaaaatcatttttctttgtattttttttttttaatattttctgggaaccaaacacaatttaaatattttgaatacatCACAAGTACAGATTTCTCAACTCATAAATTGAATGGGTTTCTTTCCCAATATGTCAAGGTTATTGTGAGTTAGACTCGTCACAAGTTTGATTGCTCAACCCGTTCTCAATCTTTAAGTTGAACGGGTTTCTTTTCCGATATATCAAGGTCAACTATCACAAGTTGGATGGATTTCTTCTCCAAGATGTCAAGGTTAGTGCAAGTTAAGATTGTCGTTAAGCTGCTTTGTACTTTAATACAAGTTGACATCATTTATAgagaaatttctaattttaataatgGAAAACAGGAagtatttccaaatttatactaagtatatatatatttttttgtaacatATGCAGCAGTTTCCTTGTCCAAATGGACACTAGATACGTGTATATCTTTTGTAACATATTAAGTAATTTCCTTTGTTTTATTCCGAATATTAACCAGAGGacttctaaaataatatttgaaattaattttgttttattttctatttttcaacattttaggaaatatcctttatcttttaaattacttttattcttaaatatatatttttctctctttttaatattttatgtgaaagaactttatattaataaattgaaaaagcAGCATAGTTCTCCTTCATGAAAAATAAGGCTTTTGAGTTGCTTTCTGAAATGTCTAACAATCCCAATTGACTTTTTCACTAACGAATTTTCTCGTCTTAAGTCATAAATGAAACTATCAATACAATAaccatcttttttatttattttacaacacaATAGTTTTTACTCTCGTTTtcattgagaaaacaaaaaaaaaaaaaaaccttcaagagAAGAGACTTTGGCTTTTTCATCAAAGACAAAAATGTATTCTTTATGTtgtttgaagagaaaaaagaaaacatattctTCACTTTCTGGTTTTAGGGACCAAGAGTTTAGTTTTCATGTAGAGAGAAAAAGTTTTAAGGAGAGAGATCTCCCGGAATGagaatttagttatttaatggTGATAATTTTTAAGCAATTTTACAACTCTCAAAAACTTCTCTTATTTCTCCCATCTATTGGGTCAGATCAAGTCAGTCTAGTTAAACACCAAAATCCAACTCCAACACTCCCCTACGCTAGTTGTCTCAAAATCAAatctaaaatcaatatttttgcAATGCCAGTTGTATTATGGTgttgagaaaataattatttgtatttattcttTAGTCTAATTAATACAAATCTTATCCCTAAAAATTTGAACTTTATCTAAGTCATGGAAagtgtaaagaaaatttatgggaaagaaaataataaggaaaaaataagaaaaaaaagttgaataaataatttttaattctaaatctCTTCAATATaaatactgattttttttttaaatttcttaaatttcttaaatttttaaatagattttgtaaaaaaaaatccgAGCTCTTTGGGTGGCAAACTGATAAACTTAGGCCCAATATTTGGTTGGGTTGGTCCGTTAGGAACTGGAGGGCCCATTATAGACCCAAGGcccaatttcatttttcagcTGATTCGTTCGCTGtataaaactaataataaaaccCTAGCAGAGGCCTAGGGCTTGCGAAGAACTGAAGGAGAGAACCCCAGCACATCATCATGGTAAGTTTTCTTACTTTATGCTTGTTCTTTTACTATTACCCTAATaatatgtttggttgctgagaaaatggaagagaaGTGGAGAAAAGATGGAACCATGATTCTTATGATTTGGTGTTGATTTGATGTCTGTAAAGTGAAAGCCTCACCCCAGATGTGCCAAATGGTTGTACTAGATATAATGGGCTGGGGACTTTTCTTGGTTCCCAGATGATGGAAAAAGGTTGGATgattttagtattttcttttgttttccttcctGAGAAACCAAACTAAGCTAAatttggtatttatttatttatattttaggtGGGTTTTCTTAGATCTGTAGGTTTTTCTGGCTCTGGTGCCATCTCTTTGAATGGGTCACCTGATAGTGCCCCTTTGTTTCCATTTGGTTTCTTAGAAAACGtaggaaatgaaaaataaatcaagtttGATGAAATTTACTTACTGAACCATTTGGCGTAGTTGAGGTGAGAGTTTAACTTTCCCGGAAattaaaactgaaaataaatgtatgattcaaaattataagttttttacttcctttttccttggttttcttggcaaccaaatggACGATTATGGTTGTCTGATTGCTGAATAATCAGGGATAAAGAACTGAAGACATGATTTTGTAACACTGACTCTAGTTTTGCCCCTTTTTATGTAAAGATTCAAGTTTGAATTTACTTTCCTATGGTTTCTTGGCAGGCTAGTGGGTTGTTACTTGTTAGATATTGACGAGAACAATAATTGCATTGTGAACTGTAATTTTTTGGACTGTCTAAATGCTCACATTTTATAAGATTGACAAAGCCATCTGTTTGGATGCATGGCTCATTGCATTGCATTTTTCTCTGTTACATATTGGAGCTTGTTTGTTTGTCTTTTATAGGCaagaaataatattataaacagCATCTAAACAAAAGAGGCTCACCAAAATACACGGAGTATATAAACGCGCAAAAGGGGCAATTAGATGGAGAgagattaacaaaaaaaaacacctcTCTTGAATTAAAAAGAGCCCAACTAGTCAACAAAATATAGAATAGACATGGAAACATTGGCTAAAGGCTTTCTAGCCCAAAGCCAGAGAGAGCACAGGAAGGAGTTTTTAAGAGCTTGAATTATGTGTTTTCTCTAGAGAACAGATTGAATTTCTATCAAATTGGAAAGTCTTCTTGGCAACTCAATTTCGTGGTTAAACATATATTAGAGAAGTTATGTACTTATGCTGCTCTAGCACAGAGTTAGAAGCATCTTCATAATGTATGTTTCAAATGGGGTAGTTAACAAGGATTCACACATGGATTTTGTTGTTTGAAACAAGTTCCTGGAATTTTGGTCAAAACCAGGCTGATCAGGACTTGTGGATGATATTCCTGCCTCAATTAGGTTGAGTTGGATAAGCATTAGTCTGTTAAGGCATATGCTCAAGACACAGTGTTGTTGTGTTGATGGATTTTCATGTGGATAGGTAGAAAAACTATGAATGATAGTTTTAAATGATAAGAATTGTGCTTTGTTGTAGTTGTGcagttaatttaaatttcacagGATAAAGAGTGCAGTATGAGCTAATGAGGATAGTGTTTAGGTAGGTGATTATTGCAGAACAAGCAGTGACTTGAACAAATATTATTCAAGGAAATAATACAAAATTCTGTAAGGTCAAACTATTTTAAGATAAGGTTCAAACCTGTTACAATGATGATCAGTTCACTTGATTACTTTATATTCTTATGAATTATAAGGGTGTGTTGATGATTgttatgttttcatctttttggaaaaatattgaaCCAGGAATTATTCTGCTAAAATGCTAAAACGACCAGTTcagatgatttttcttttttggtcttCTGAATCATTAGATGATATTTGGTTTCAACTTTCacatgtttttatctttttgtaaaatttaactGTTAGCTATTGTGCTAGTTCAAATTTTGATGTGAAATTTTCTGCTTTTCTAGTTCTATGTATGTGTTATCTCACCAGGTGctgaaatttaataattaatttcttacAATAATACATCTTCAGATTCCATGTACATTTTGTTACTTCTTTGTCAATGGTTttccattttaatattttggttAAATGTGGAATATACAGGTGAACGTTCCAAAGACAAAGAAGACATATTGTAAGAGCAAGGAGTGCAGGAAGCACACATTGCACAAGGTGACACAGTACAAGAAGGGTAAAGATAGCTTAGCTGCCCAAGGAAAGCGCAGGTACGACCGCAAACAATCAGGTTATGGAGGACAGACAAAACCCGTCTTCCACAAGAAGGTAAAGACCCTTTCTCTGGCATTCTCCTCTTCCTTGCTTATAATGAGAGAGCTTGTAGGATTTTTCAAATCTGTAGTAGAAGCTTATAAGGGCAAATCCCCATAGCATTGATCCATCTTTTTCTCAAACCAGGCCAAGACAACCAAGAAGATTGTGCTGAGGCTTCAATGCCAGGGTTGCAAACATGTATCGCAACACCCAATCAAGGTCAGTGTCTTGACCATAGAttactttttccttcttttggttTGCTTTGGCATTTGGcatagtttttttataattgcCATTGGGTTTTGCAGAGGTGCAAGCATTTTGAGATTGGAGGGGATAAGAAGGGAAAGGGCACTTCTCTATTTTAGATGGATTATTCATGGTCTTTTTTGCCATACTATCTTCCTTTTAGaccttttcttttatgtttgtTCTACTTTTTTGTACTTTGATTATGGTGTTCCATTCCCAAATTTCTGAATATGATTAATTTGTTGGATGTTCTGTGATGCTTGAAGTATGTTTAATTTCAAGATTGAGTACATGTAGGGTTAGGGACttgttttcttgaatttcattcCAAGATTAAGATGCAATATAGATGTCATAGCATGGATGATATTGGATAGCTGCCAGAAAAGTTCTTAAAAtcagtttttaagaatatgtttttgatgtattctcaaaaattgttttttttttgttcttaaaagcgtaaatagaaatatttttataagaatatattttgaccgttttcacttctttttgggttattttatttttttatggttaaaaagcAATATATTAAAACAAGACGTTCCAGAAAGGCACCCTAGGAAGTATACAAAAGTAGCTTAAGAGcgccttaaaaaagaaaaatgggaacaACAAAAACATCTCATCAATCaaagcccaaccaatcaacaaaattaacAATGGAATAAGGTTCAAAAACTAAGTACATCTTAGCCCAAAACCTATaggtaaaaggaaagaaagtttAAGGTTCAAAAACTAAGTACATCTTAGCCCAAAACCTATaggtaaaaggaaagaaagtttAAGCGCCTTTTTTTATCAAAAgcctaattatttttttctttttaaacagtCCAAAAAAGACATAGAAGAGCAGGTTGTCatacttttttcctttcttgccACAAAAAAACCATGTTGccctactaatgtctctctaaCTTTGAAAGGAAGAACTCATGACACcctaaaaagagaaaacaagtgCCAAAGAATCCTTGTCATATTGCAATGCAATAGAATGTGATCAAGTGTCTCTTTCTTTGAGAGACTCAAGTAACATCTGCTAACCAAAGGCCATTATCTCCTTTGAATCCAATCTAAAGTTAGCACCTTGTTTCAAGTAGTCTCTCAAGCAAAGAAACCTACTCTCGTGGCATCCATGAGTTCCAAATTACACTTGTAGGGAAATTGCCTTGTCTTTTCGATTCCAAAGCCTTGTCAAGAAATTTGACAGTAAATTTACCATATTTTGACTTTGTTTAAACCACTTGATCATCCTCATCCTGTACATCCTCTTTCCTTATGatctctaaaaaaaaactcttcacAATAATCACCTCCTAATCATTAAGTCACCTAGAGAATCGGGGAGCCCATACTCCCCCTTTTGTATGGTTTGAAACATCTAACACGCAAACTTCCTTGGACGACTCTATGGCAAATGAGGGAAAAAAGATACACAATGTGTTGTtcccacaccatctatccttcCAAGATCTCAACATCTTCCCATTACccacaaaaaaacaaagatcaTTATCACCAAgatattttattctttcttgATGGCTTTCCACAAACCTACCCCATTCCTCTCTTTCACTTCATAGGAGCACCACCCcccatttttttcctcatactTACCACAAATAACTTGCTTTCAAAGAGCCTTCCATTCCGTTGCAAAAAACCAATTCCATTTGCACAAGAGGGTCTTATTAAGTAATGACAAATTCCTCACCCCCAAACTACCGTTTCCTTTATATGAGCAAACAATAGACCACCTTACTAAATGAGGCTTTCGCAACAAGTCCCTTTCACttaaaagaaaatccctttggatttgcTCCAATTTCAATCTACTCTTCTTGGATAAAATAAATAGGCATACTAAAGACGATGTTATGAATTAAGGTAAGTCAGCCTTTGGAAATTTTCCAAATCGATGATCTTTTCCGAAGCCTTTCCTCCACGTCATCCCAAACTGCCACAAATTTGAACTGAGTACCCAAGGGAAGGCTTAAGTAAGAAGACAAAAGAGCACCAATCTTGCAACCAAACTCTTGAGTCAGCTCTTCTAAATTCTCCACTTTCCCCATTGGAATGagcttattttttttcaaattaaccCTCGACTTGGACACGGCCTCAAATCACATAATTAACCAATTCAAATAAGTCATTCGATCTAAAAAAGGCTCATAAAAGACTAAAGTGTCTTTAATGGACAACAAATAAGAGATTTTCACTCCCTCTCTTCTTCTACCTCTAATCCTCCAAACGGACAaatgaaagttattttaaatgatatttgGAAGGTCAAGAAAGATTTTAGAAGAACATTGTAGTTTCCAAATAGGTTATATTGAATTCTAAATTAACTCTCATATACGTTAGAAATACATTAttcaatgtaattttatgagaattatatataatattttttggataccattaaaataattttttttacatgttttgGGGTAGATTTCAATCGTATTGATGAGTTGAATTTAAAtacataattttctaaaaaaaaataataatgttgatattattaaaatgttactaaatatataaaatattttttatataaataaaaataaaaattttatgagtTGGTTATATTTGAGTCAAAagtcatttttgttaatttccTTCTTgaacaaattatattttgatttatatataaattagtctatattttataaaatttggacaATATCACATTGGTAGCTAAAATCATGATTTCAAtttcaacttcaattttttttatttaaaaaactaattatataattatcaaattatttataaaagaatctCATAATCAAAagatttaggttatgtttggtttcataaaatttaagaaaaaaaagtaaaagaaaggaaaatagggagaaaaaatagaaaaaaataaaaataaaaataaaaataataaattatttttatttactactttTTTTAACcgttcatttaaatattaaataatttgaaaatatgcaaGGTACTTATTagttttaattctattttatttttaataattttttttcatggaataattaagaaaataatttttgttaacaacttttttttttttttttgggtttagtACTTTCCACTATCCAAACTTAAACTTAAAAGAAATCTCGAAAATTCCGatataagaatatattttagtaGGAAACTATCATGACTTCTAATAAATCAGATTAGAATTTGAGACAGATGGTGTACATGCCACGTGATGCTCACGTGGCGGTGGGTTTAGCCTAAACCGGACGAAACTGTAATATAAGAAACTGGAGAGGAAGCCAAACTGAACCTTCTACTGAAACGAGAACTCTTGAATCCATTAACCTAAGCCAATCCGGAACCTTCTCCTCAGAACTGTTGAATCCATTAACCCTAACTCCATTTTGCAGAGCCATGCGTGCCCTAACCAAACTCTGCAGTGCCGCCACCGGACGGCGGTTGTTTCCGGCGGCGACTGCAGTGTCTACCAGGTCATACGCTCTGATTCCGATGGTGATAGAACACTCCTCAAGAGGGGAGAGAGCCTACGACATCTTCTCTCGCCTTCTCAAAGAGCGAATCGTGTGTATCAACGGTCCGATCTCCGACGACACTGCCCACGTCGTTGTCGCTCAACTGCTCTTCCTTGAGTCCGAGAACCCTTCTAAACCTATCCACATGTATCTCAACTCTCCCGGTGGCGCTGTCAGCGCAGGtatcaatttatatttgttgaatCCATTgtgatttattgatttatacTGATTTTTTCTCGCATTATTATAATGCTTATAGTATCATGAGATTAAGAGTATATTTACTTCCATAGGATTGCAGTGTAGGACCGAAAAAGATAAACGTTTCAATActgaaaatttaggaaaaagaaaaagagagagagaggctgTGTTTGGATTAAGAAAAGGTTGAGGGAAAGTACAGGGAGAGGGAATAAGTggggaaaatgcaaagaaataaaaatatatatatttttgataaataagagtATCCATTAAAAAGTGCAACTAGTGCATAAGAGTGGACAGGTCGCATACAAGGAGTGCCAAAAGACAACAGAAAATAGGGGAAGCAAAAAAATAGTCCCTCCCTCAGTAAAGACCCAACCAATCTATAAAAATGATAAGTTTTTAAAGTAATTGTTATTCATTCTTATTATTCATgacaaatgaaaaagaaaaagtatttgAGATTTCTTCGCATGCCCAAGCATTTTCCATAATCTAAGTGTAGCTTAATGCATTTCCACACTGAAAAAACAGGGAAAACTTGtttcttgatttattttcaaacaatgTTACCTGAAAATGGGTCATTAttgaaagaatattaaaaattatctattgaaaaatatgtttgttgATGCATTCTCAAAGCTGAAAAGCCATTTTCAGTTTCGTTATCAAACAGCTGTATGGGTTTTGTTTGTATAGCATTGCTAAAATTGTAAACAAATGTCATATATTTGATTTAGATATTTACAGTTATAGGGTGTCTAACAACAATGCCTATATAACCATCTTGTTATTTATAAAGAATGATATATTTTCTTGACTTAAAATGTCAATCTTAATTGAAAATTGCTAGTAATGATTTGGTTGTAGATCAATAGCATTTTTCTCGAGtccttatgattttatttttctgttatttGTCTAGGTCTTGCTATTTATGATACAATGCAGTACATTAGGTCGCCAGTTAATACCATTTGTTTGGGTCAAGCTGCATCAATGGGTTCCCTGCTATTGGCTGCGGGTGCCAAGGGTGAGAGACGGGCACTCCCAAATGCCACAATTATGATTCACCAGCCTTCAGGTGGGTACAGTGGGCAGGCAAAGGATATGACTATTCACACAAAACAGATTATTCGGGTTTGGGATTCGCTGAATGCGTTGTATGCAAAGCATACTGGACAGTCATTAGATATTATTCAAAAGAATATGGATAGGGATTATTTTATGACCCCAGAAGAGGCAAAGGAGTTTGGGATAATTGATGAGGTTATTGATCAGAGACCAATGGCTTTA is a genomic window of Vitis riparia cultivar Riparia Gloire de Montpellier isolate 1030 chromosome 1, EGFV_Vit.rip_1.0, whole genome shotgun sequence containing:
- the LOC117905364 gene encoding 60S ribosomal protein L44, whose translation is MVNVPKTKKTYCKSKECRKHTLHKVTQYKKGKDSLAAQGKRRYDRKQSGYGGQTKPVFHKKAKTTKKIVLRLQCQGCKHVSQHPIKRCKHFEIGGDKKGKGTSLF
- the LOC117925167 gene encoding ATP-dependent Clp protease proteolytic subunit 2, mitochondrial, with translation MRALTKLCSAATGRRLFPAATAVSTRSYALIPMVIEHSSRGERAYDIFSRLLKERIVCINGPISDDTAHVVVAQLLFLESENPSKPIHMYLNSPGGAVSAGLAIYDTMQYIRSPVNTICLGQAASMGSLLLAAGAKGERRALPNATIMIHQPSGGYSGQAKDMTIHTKQIIRVWDSLNALYAKHTGQSLDIIQKNMDRDYFMTPEEAKEFGIIDEVIDQRPMALVTDAVGNEGKDKGSNKD